Genomic window (Sphaerodactylus townsendi isolate TG3544 linkage group LG12, MPM_Stown_v2.3, whole genome shotgun sequence):
tgcctccccctcccccccccccccccccccggctttcctGTTCCTCACCATTCTTGCTGGCCTTCCTCTTGTTTACTGCTGACTTGTGGGCAGGTGCTGACCCTCCACTCTGCAGTCTGGCTAAATGCGAGATCTCCTTTACATCCATTGTGCTTTTCAGCAAATGTTTTCATCTATATGGACTTCTACGAATTTGTGGTCTCCTtggcattgagtgtacattccctttagaTTGGATTCTCGGTTATGCACGCTTTTCCTCCTCTTTAAAACTCAGTGCACTCTCAGATTAGAGCATTTCCCAGCTTCCAAAGCCTGTTAAAGTGCAACTCCTCCCCCCTTCAAgaagaaagcaaagggaatcatcttgcttttcactttttttcaggttttctcactaCTCCCCTCTTTCCGCATAGACTCAGCAACAGTTCCTCCTACTCTCTGGGCCAGCATTTCAAAGCAATCTGaagggcttccttccttccttccttccttccttccttccttccttccttccttccttccttccttccttccttccttccttccttccttccttccttccttccttccttccttccttccttccttccttccttccttccttccttccttccttccttccttccttccatttttttatGCTTAAACTGACATGAGATTTATAGTCTAGCAAAGTAAATCTAAAAAACTGacccagggtggcttccaacctattataaacaataaaaacataaatttaaTTACAGTTAAAATTTTAGTTTGTGGCTAGTCCAGTCACCTTAAATATGCTAAAATTCTTAACCATAAAACATCTGATAGGAATAGAATGCATAAAGCAAATGAGATACTtatatttaaaagaataaaatatatttaaactgtaaatatatatctgAAAGAATCTACTGAAAATTGGGAACACAGAAAGGTatgggaaaacaagagggaaggggTTAAGAGCACGAATATTAAAAGGAAATAAGACATAAGGGAACAATAAAATTGGCAGATAGAAGATTATAATTATTAGATCACAGTACACTCTTGTGAGACAATCTTAGCATAAATTAAGCTGTTTTATGATGTGttctgatgtgacatcaccccatcgGTCAGTAATGACATGGTTCTTACTCAACGGACtaccttttaccttttttttacaTAGAGTAAACATTACAGTAGACAGTGATCCTATTCTCCCATGGGCTATTCTGTTCCACTGCAATTTTAATCCCTTTATAAAATGCTTTCCTGAACATTACAAGATCACTGGGAAGTCAcacttctaggaactgctgaGCCACGCTGCTGTAGAAGCTTCCAAAGCCCCAGTGGGTACTTTCCCCTCCCGTTGGCCTTCGTGCCAAAATGTTCGTGAGATAAGAGGGGAGCATGCCTGTCTCCTCAGTCTTCCCGCTTCTGCCAAGAGAAGAGCTTCCAGCTCTTGCTGTCATTTTTGCCTTCGAAAggataattctttttttctttccaatcaTGTTTTTTCTACTTTGGCAACTGCTTCCTTGACAAAGTGAGCTTATAGTCTCCCAAAAGACAGTATTTAAAAACTGTATCCACTGGGTCCAAATCAACAGTCACACTCATTTGTCTGTTTCTGCAAAGAACAGAATGTCTCTGCTTTCTTCTATCAAGGATATTTTTTTAGTCCTGAAAACAGATGGCTGCTCTCTGGCTTATCCTTGATAGTAGAGGCCCAAATGTCTTTCTTACAGTTTCTTACAGTCTTTCTTACAGTTTCCAAGTATAGAATAAAAAGGCCTGGCTGCTGTCATAGACCACCTGAGAATCTTGGGATGCAGTGTATTTCTGTATTTGGTTGCTGTTGCTCCTTCCTGAGACATTCTGAACTCACACATTCTAGTGGCCTGAACAACTTTTAAAGATCTTGGCCTCTTGGTCAACAGGGACAAATCTTCCTTGTCTCCCATCCAGTGCATAATATACTCCAGACTTCTGACTGGTAACTATTAATCGAGGCTGAGATTTCCTCCTTGGGCTCTTCATGggactccttgctcatgctcaGTGCCAATGAGATTTATCATCAGTTAAAAATAAACCatttgagcaggaatatcaaTACCTTTTGATCAAGGCTCAGAGTTCCTGCTCACCATTGTACTTTGGGATTAATCCCCAGAAACTCTGTGTTTTCCATTATCTGGACCAAGTTTTTAATCACAAACTGGGcgttttcaagagcaagatgcaattcttttccatcaTCGTTTTCAAAAAAGTATTTTGATTCTTATGCTGCTGATCAGCTATTTCATTTGAATAAACTATCCCTCTTTTGTTGGCAATTTCAAAAGGTCTATTAAAGATGCTTACTTTAGTTCTGAAAGCAGCTATAAAGTGTCAGTAGCAATTGGCCACAGGAGTGCATCTGCCACAAAAGTGACTGATGGTTgcttctcccccccttcctcacATGGTTCCTCTAACAACAGTccgtgggcctttccccactctcccctatcctcCCTATCCCCCTATGCtgtgtgctgctctcagcgcgcggcatccctggcgcgcgccccggcatccccacgaccccgtgctctgcatggtcatcaaaaggcgccctttgcaagagcgccagggatgctgcgcgctgagggggcacgacagcggcagagtcggggcagctgcgctgtcgccgcccctctcgtggggagagctgggggaccccgtgctactctcctcaagtagcgcggggcttaaggtaagtggggaaaggccctgagatgCTGACATTTAACAGCTTCTTCATGTTTTTGCTGTGGGGAAGAGAGAACGAATGGTTCTGTAGCCTTGATCTTTGGCTTGCCTTCCCTATAGACATGTGGTTCACTCTCTAGGAGAGTACCACAGACCCGGCAATTGGCATGTCTCGCTCTTGTCTATTATTCAGATAAATTTTCTCACAGCCAGACGAGATGAGGCAAAAACTTAGAAGCAAAAATGGGTTTCTGCCTTTGACTTACATAGCAGATTTTCCAGAAAGTTAACAAATGCTCTTGGCATGCTTCTGAGCAAGTTTCCCAAGATCTTTTTTTCTCACTTAGTAGCTGCTTCACCTCTAGCCTGTGTCCAGCCTGGCTAGTCTAACTCCAAGTCTCTCTCAGTGTAAATCAAACTTTGCTTATAACAGGCAATATATTCTGGATACCCACCCAAACTTCCAGCTTCTTTACAAAGCCTTTTGACAGGGGAAGGCTTGAGCCAGCCAAGTTAGAAGTCACATACCTGTAAGACAAATAGACAGTTTTACCTTAAAAACAAAGTGTGGCCATGTCAGTCAATTGTAGCCATCACGACCATGAGTCTTAGGACCCGCTGAAGACCATCAAATATATCATGGGGTACGGAAGCAAGTGGGATAGACTGGGATGTTTCTCCTTAAGATGGGATACCCAGGACTCCACAGAATACTGTGGACAAGTAACACACAGTGTTCAAGAAACCTTACTTCATTGAACATTGTGGGCTGAGTCCACATTGGTGCCCATTCTAAATCCAAATTTGAAATCCTTGCACCAGCCAGCCAAacctatgttttaatgtttttattcatttattactttatttatgTGTTCTTCTTCCCCAACAATGGGCTCAGGGTCTcttaaaaaatctatttaaaatacaGTACTATTCAATGGTGCCATAAAATAAATCTGACTAAGGAGAATGGGGTATAGGAAAGAtcgtggggaaagggaaagagattcgACAGAGGAAAGATGCAGAACAGATTTTGATGGCACCAAGGTCAACTATTGGAAAAAAGGCCAGTAATGCTTTGTAGTTAATGTTTGGCACAACAAGCATCTTTCTGGACTGAGAGTTCCAGCAGGCCGGAAGGTGGCAGGAAGCTCTCTGAAAGATCTGTTCAACCTGCAGACCCCCAGCAGCCTCCTCTCCAGATGTTTTGCAGTCACGCTGCACTGTATAGATGCCTCTGGCTGTAACTTGGCTGCCATCTAGTGGCTGGTGGTTGGTTAAATGCCAGTTAAGAATAACTAGCAACATCATGATGCTGTTGCCAGGCACTTCTGCCCCCTGAATCTACCACCCTGAATCTTGATGAGTACCTCACTGCTCATTCCAAACAGTTTAGACATGATTCTTCTATTTGCAGAGGCTGTTGCTAATACTTTGTCATCTGCTAGTTAACACGGacattatgttttaaattgtccTATTTTCTATGTTGCAGGAGAACAGTTTGCAGTGTTCAGAGATGCCAGTGGGCAGTCTTATGTGGTAGATGCCTACTGTCCACATCTTGGTGCCAACCTGTCTGTCGGTGGTCGTGTAATGGGCAGCTGCATTGAGTGCCCCTTCCATGGCTGGCAATTCAGTGGCAAGGATGGCAAGTGCACCAGAATCCCATATGCTGAAAAAGGTGCgttgtattttcttttgtctctcAGACCTCACCAGGATCTGAGTTCTTCCTGCACATCCTTTATgttgctctttctctctccttctccataAAATAAGAGCTGGGAGAGTTTATTAAAGTGATACAAAATAGACTTAATTGTTAAATTTTACGCCTGTCTTATATGAACTGTTATCTccagagtgtgtatgtgtgtgtaacctGCAACTTGCCACAAGGAAGTTGCAAAGCTAACCTTCTTCTCTACAGTGCCTGAATTTGCCAAGATCAAGGTCTGGCCATCATGCGAGGTTGGCGGGATGATCCTTGTCTGGTATCACTGTGATGGTGTCAGCCCAACATGGCAAGTCCCGGAGCAGGAGGAGGTGGCGTCCGGAGCATGGGTCTTCCACGGCACCACTGAGCATTTTGTCAATGCACATGTTCAGGTATTCTGTGTATCTTATGCCGTCTGTGCTCAGGAATGTTAGCCAGTTCTCTTTCCCAAGAGACTTACCTAAAATAAGTGTGTGCAAAAGAAGTGTGtgcaaaagaagagaaataaCAGGAGGTAAATCTGTGCAGATGTGTTTATACATGTTTTAGACTGGATGTAGTGATGTAGCGATTGGTTTCTCGGCTAAGGATCAGTGAGATGGCAATTtaataagaataagaaaaataccatgatttgaaaattgagattcctCAACGATGGGTCAAACCAGcagaggttgtcccagtggtaatcagcaccctgggcgccattctgaaaacactcaggctgcacttgaaacaccttcaaatcaacaaaatcaatatctgtcagattcaaaaggcaatcctgctgggatcctcacaaatactacactgatacagtACAACATCCTAGGACTCTGAgtggggcttgaattgtaatTAAAGGCCAACAACCACCTAAAGAACTGGtagcgatgatgatgatgatgatgatgatgatgatgatgatgatgatgatgatgatgaagcacAGGGTGCCAGGTCACTGAAGATAGTTGCACTGGGCTGGGAGTTGTACGATGCACTGAATTGATTTTATTCCCTCCTTGAGCCTTTGCTGGAGCTAGTTTGTCTTTCAGAGCACTGTTTGGGTAGAATATACTGGGTGAAACAATCAATTGTCCCCTTGATTTTTGGCCATGGTCTCTTGTACCCTTTCcaaatatatagttacatgcagaTGGCTCCAGGtttgttcttggcttctgcagtAATTATCTGTCTGAGACCATGGAGATCTATTGCTGATCTTACTGATGCTAGGCTAGATGGAGCAACAGTCTGATCCAGAATAAGGTAGCTGCTTTTGACATTCTGCTGATTATACTTTTCCCCCCGACTGTGccaggaaattccagagaatgCTGCAGATGCAGCCCACCTGTCCTTTCTCCATGAACCCTggattatgaatggggtagaccTACGACACACAAAGTCTAAATTTTGGAGGTTCATGAAGCATCATTGGAAGGTAACTTTGGTCTGTTCCTGGGGGAGGCACTGGGCTTTCAGAACAGCTACACTGGGAAAGAAGACTGGGACAACTCAGTCCAAAGGGCAGTAATGTATACAATCAGGGTAAAGTTAGTAGAAGCAGAATAGAACCTGGGAGTAAGATTAGGATGGCAAGGAAGGCCATGTGTGTGGAACAAGATTGCTCAGGGAGGTGAGGGTGGTTGACGAGTGAAATGCATTATAGATGTCTATATGTCAGTGCTAGattaagagccagcatgatggTTAAGGTGTAAGACTAGGATCTGCCATTATCTGGCAAGAGAGagtcggaggtggtttgccattggttgtctctgtgtcatgcccctggtatttcttggaggtcttccatccaaatacttgcttgGGTCTCTAGGCTGAAagtgtgggactggcccaagatcacccagcaagtttccgtggcagggtggggattcaagTGTgagcttcccagatcctagtctgacaccttaaccctTCCACCTTCTGGCTCTGTTTCCATCGTGGAGGATAGATTTATTAGTGTCTGCTTGCCATGGTGAAATACCCAttctaggaggcaacatcaagaaaagaccttggcctctgtgccctgatgTTGGCCAGAGTGTCTGGCCGCTATATGAGATGAGATggtagactagatggactactgctctgattcagcaggctcttcttatgaCCCTAAGCTCCTTATCCCCCCAACCCTGAACATGTCAGTGTGAGACTAGGAGACTGACGACCGATAGCTGATTGAACTGACCTTTATTATTCCAGCTTGGTTAGTGATCATCTGCATTTATATGGCCTTCTAGTTCATCTGGTATGGCTCGGACAAGGTGTCCATGAACTTTAGCAAGGTGTTTTTTCATACAAGCATTGAATCACAAGCAGAAAAGATCCCTGACCCAGTTAGTTTCCAGTCTGACACAAGAAGAAATGACAAAGAGCGGCTGGAGGGAAACAAGGGGTGACTATCCAAAGCCAAAAGCTACGAGaaacaccttttattaggacctaTCAAAATGATACTTTTtcttttgggttttgctttgatCCAATGCAGCTACCTCCAACTGTTTTCTAGGAAGAGTGAGATTTGGTTTCAATGGATTTTGAAGCCTAGGGGCTTAAGCCACTGGATTCACAGAAAAGAAAGATTTTCGGAGGCTTGTTAGAAGCCCTGACTTTTCTTTCTAGATTAATTCCAAAGAGACTGGCTGTGAAGCTGGTTTCAGCCTGCAGTGCAGTTATTTTATtgaaaatttttttttcttagactTGTATACCGTCCTTCCCTATACAGCTTTCCTGGAACATCTATCTTTGCACCATGTAGTGTATACCTGACTTCAGTGTAGCACCTTTGCATATTGAGGGATTGGGAACCGAGTGGCTTTCCTCCTTGTCCTGTATTTTCCTGGCATTGGTTTCTAATTTAGCATGATGTTAACCTGGTAGTGTGTGGTCACCTCAGGCTGACTTCAACCATTGCAGCACTCTGTGCCCTGGAGGGCATTTTGCTTGAAAAGTATGctacaagtaattttttttaaaaggcccctGTACTCAGACTTGATTTTGATCCTGCTTCCTAGTGCCCGCCATGCTGTTTGTCTTTGTTTCTCGTGACAGATATGACCAGAGATTGAAGTCCTCATTTATAAGCTGCTTCTTGCTGTCTCTCTCCTAGGCAGAATGGCAGCCAGAGCCAGACATGCACTGTTCCTGCTTGATTGTGAAACATAGCCTAACCATTTTTGGCAAGCACTTCCCCTTGCTGGATATGATGATTTCAGCCAGGCAGGTATGAGTCTCTACCACAGGTTTAAGGTCCTCTGCTGTGTCCAGTGGGAAAATAATGCAATAGTTATTTTTTTAGGGCATCTAGAAAAGGGGTGAGGAAAGGTAATTAGCCCAGCTCCCCCAAAGTAGAAAATGTCTTGGCATTCCTTACTAGCCAAAACCAGATGTGCTCACCCAGATACCTAGCATATTCTTAGTTTCCAAAGGCATGAATGGGCAGCATGCCCAGGACTGCATGTTCGGTGGTGATTGCTGTGTTCTGAGTCCTACATTTGTTTCATCTTTGCATCTGGCTTAGATGCTCAAAAGAGCTGCCCTACACGGATTTCCAATAGTTGAGTGTGGAGATGGCCACCAGTATCCATTAAAAAAATAGTCCGTTTCGTTAACATGTTAAATTGGGATGCGGAGATGGACTTTGAatgccctcttccttccttcagaCATGGCCAAAGCAGACTAAATTATGTGGAACAAAGTGAATTCTGCGACTAGGATTGAATTTATACAAAACAAGCTGTATAAAATGGCTGACTTTGACACAGTGTTTGATTAGCAAGTGTCCACACCTTGGCCTGAAACTGTAAATTAAAGGGCTACTTCTGAATAGCTGGTGAACATAGGAGGATGTTCTTCCATTGCCTCCAATTTAGGGTCACCTTTCTCATGTCTacgctgacctggatggcccagctagcctgatctcatcagatctcagaagctaagcaggtttgtcCTGGCTAgtagttgaatgggagaccaccgagggttgctgtgcagaggcagacaatgacagcTCACCTCtgtgagtctcttgccttgaatactctactgggttgccataagtcggctgtgacttgattgcactttacaTCCACAGTCTCATTTACAGATGCATCAAATGCTACAATTGGGCATCATTTTGAAGCTCTGTCCTCCACCAAGATGCTTCTCTGTAGCCACTCTACTAACTGCACTCTGAATCACAGAAAATAGCTTAGTCCTAAAGGGGAAAGTCATTCTTGAAGTGGGGCAAGGTGTTGTGTGGATGTTTTCCCTTTAGTGCGAGGGCTTCCTGCTTTccatgtggggggaaaaaatctgtgtggaagcagcctaaAATCCAGAAAACATGATCTGAAAAAGCCATTTCAATTAGCCTATTTCACCACACCTTGTGCCAGTGAATTTCATAAGTCAGTTTTGCATTGTGTTGAATCAGGAAATCATTACCACTGGCTGACTTAatgtaattctctctctctccagattgGGCCCGGCTTGGTTTTCCTGATCTTTCAGCATGATTTCCTGGGCTGTGGGGTCATGATCCATAGTGTAACACCTGTGGAACCTCTCCTGCAGCATGTGACCCATCGGATTTACTACCAGAGAAGCGTGCCTAGCATTATCCCCAAATTCTTGTTGTGGGCAGAAAGCATCCAGGTAAGCAAGTGTCTATGTGACCGCCCAGGGTGTTGCCTTGTTTGAAAGTAGGCCTAGGTGACCAGGGCAAGCTGTTTGTAGAAGGGCCAGCTGGAACCTCCCTTGCACACTTCAGTGAGGGAAGCAAGCAGCAACTTGCACTGCAGTATTATGGGCTTCTGTTCCCCTGTGTGCCAGTCTGTCTTCATTGCGTGAGACAATGCCAAGTACTGCTCATTCATAAACTTGGTGGGTGGGAGCTCTTCAGCACAGCAACAGCCAGGTCCATCAACTTAAGCTTCAATTTGCAAAAGCCAGGCCAAGGCTTCTGCCCTCGTTCTTATTAATCTAACTAAATAATGTCGCAAAAACAAATATTTGTTGATCAGCTTAATTTGCACTGAGCGTGCTCAGCCTTAGGCCTCTTGGTTGCTTGGCCTTTCTAATAAATAAGTGCTTTTAACCTTGTCTTCTCTCCAGTTTGAACGGGATGTCATGATCTGGAATAACAAACAGTACCTCTCAAAGCCACTGCTGGTGAAGGAAGATGCTGCCATCCAGAGGCATAGGCGTTGGTACTCCCAGTTCTACAGTGAAAACAGTCCAAAGTTCCCAAGTCAGAACACAGGGCTAGACTGGTGAATGCAATACCTTGCTTGCTGGGCAACTCCTTCTGAGTCCTTTTTTCCTCCACCCAAGTTCAGGTTGGGTAAAAAGGTGCCATGGACTCCCTTGGTCTtagagggaggggggcaaggaATGTTATATTAAGTGGTGTTTGCATCTCAGAGACTTTTTGCTTGCTGTTTGGATGGAACAGAAACTCTGTTTCTTAAGCTGACACGTGGAACAGCCAGACCTACTTCTTGAAGGATGATATGTGAATGGAAAGGCCCTTTTACATTGTTCTGCTGAAGATgctttttccagttctgtttcTGCGGCGCCTGCATCATGGAGACGGGAGGCCCCACAGTTAAGGTAGCTCCAGTAGACCCCTTGCAAAGGAGCAGGCCGGTCTCCAACCAATTACTGTTGGCTTGTGACCTTTCTTCTTGTTCCCTCTATACAAATTTGGTTTTTGTGACGTTTTGTGGCCCAGCATCTGATCCATGTGGACAAGCTACTATTTTGTTTGCTGTGCTAGGGAAAGTCCCTTTGTGGGGTTCCTCTGTGCTGGTTCTCTCTGGGCTGTGGCACGTCTAGCTcaactctttccccctctgatgagATGGCAAGGTTTGCTCCTAAGCTTTGACAATCAGCAAATGATCCAGTTCCAGCCTAGGGTCCAACTGTTGTTACATGGCTATGTGCTTGCCCTGGATTTtaactaacattttaaaaatggttataTAAATAAAGTCATTTTTGTTCTTAAGTCATTTCTGGTTGTTTGGTTCTGTGGGAAACATTTGGCATCCTTGGTTGGATTTCAGTCTTGTCTCAAAAGGGAGGAAAATGGGGAGAGGACACACACTATgttttccaaagactgttttattGTAAAATCATAAATACAACACTTGACATGAATCTCCCAAGAAACAGCTTCTTAGAGGTACAGGCTCTTATGTTATGTCTTCCACTTGGGCATTTCACTTGGAAAAACCTTTCTTTAGGAACTTCCAAAGTAACTTTAGAGCAGGGCTGTGTCTATCCTGGCAACAATTTCTTGTAAAAATTGAGTGAATTaagattctctttttaattttgcttaaATGTAGATAGAAACCCCTCAAAGGAGGGGTTTGCTATGGGTGGGCAAAAAACTGAGCCACACTAAAAAAAACTAATTTTAGATTTGCTTATCCAACTTACATTTTCAAAATTGATTTCCATGCAAGATGAGTTGGTGAAAACAATTTCTACACTGGTAGCATTCTGTGCTACTGTGGCCACACACATACAGTACCTGAAGAAATAAGCCTGTCTCAAGACAACTCTAATTGGAATGTTGTATTCTTGAAGGTGCCACAGAACCCACTGAAACTATACACACAGCCCTGCTGTAGAGTTTCTTCTGTGCTACTGCTGGAAAGCTAATTGGCTCCATTCATCCTTCGGTATGAGTCCCTCTGCTCAGCTTGATTACAAGTCGCACTCACTGTTAAAGGGGCTAGTGTGGTTTATTAATAGCTTTCCACATTGAAACTAGCCAATTTCAAGACAGCAGGGAATCCACTAGCTTTAGTTTTAAATTCTCCTTCTATATGCCCACCCTTTCCTCCCTGTCCCAAGCAAAACTGAGAAAGGTTAACAGattcaagtgttttttt
Coding sequences:
- the LOC125442159 gene encoding cholesterol 7-desaturase nvd-like isoform X1, whose protein sequence is MGWGSSGACSRRWLLPKSTTKPPGQLDAKGAENSPSRGRRGSWRGRATRSRRTRASGRTGALPHQAPARPQPGGGYKSGAGRARPPCGRRWLRPDGVGLGCALGGRSGGGAAAAAAAAARGFLGAAAGGAAFGPGGCRVAGRPALADLAQPGGGGLPGPSGLEPGAGGPASAQEPPHRPPASGLPQRLVLLAGVVPGGPRRGEQFAVFRDASGQSYVVDAYCPHLGANLSVGGRVMGSCIECPFHGWQFSGKDGKCTRIPYAEKVPEFAKIKVWPSCEVGGMILVWYHCDGVSPTWQVPEQEEVASGAWVFHGTTEHFVNAHVQEIPENAADAAHLSFLHEPWIMNGVDLRHTKSKFWRFMKHHWKAEWQPEPDMHCSCLIVKHSLTIFGKHFPLLDMMISARQIGPGLVFLIFQHDFLGCGVMIHSVTPVEPLLQHVTHRIYYQRSVPSIIPKFLLWAESIQFERDVMIWNNKQYLSKPLLVKEDAAIQRHRRWYSQFYSENSPKFPSQNTGLDW
- the LOC125442159 gene encoding cholesterol 7-desaturase nvd-like isoform X2; amino-acid sequence: MGLGWGALWAGAAAVALLLLLLLLPGASWGLPLVALLSALGAAAWLAGRPLRIWRSPEAVGYLGQAGWSRAQVARRVRKSRRTGHLPPVYPNGWFCLLESSRVAHGEVRNVAALGEQFAVFRDASGQSYVVDAYCPHLGANLSVGGRVMGSCIECPFHGWQFSGKDGKCTRIPYAEKVPEFAKIKVWPSCEVGGMILVWYHCDGVSPTWQVPEQEEVASGAWVFHGTTEHFVNAHVQEIPENAADAAHLSFLHEPWIMNGVDLRHTKSKFWRFMKHHWKAEWQPEPDMHCSCLIVKHSLTIFGKHFPLLDMMISARQIGPGLVFLIFQHDFLGCGVMIHSVTPVEPLLQHVTHRIYYQRSVPSIIPKFLLWAESIQFERDVMIWNNKQYLSKPLLVKEDAAIQRHRRWYSQFYSENSPKFPSQNTGLDW